GTGCTTGCCTCCACTTCCTCTCAACACCATCTCACCATCTCCATTCTCCGAAAGACTCTTCCATCCTTTAAGACCCATCTTGAATGGTAACTACCAAACAGAAGCATTTCCTGGTCCCACCTCTCCACCCCCACTGAAAACGTGGCGGTGGCTCACCCTCACTTGGACAGCCCAGCATGTCCTTCTCTATTGACAGCCCAGTCTCTTCTCTGTGACTTTCTGATTGCCGTTACAGTCTGCCTTATGAGTTGCATCTGTTTTCCTCCCCTAAATTATACAGGAGAGCCTTCTGGATTGTAACCTCTTTGACAGCAAAAGCATTGAGTTACTTAAtgcttttttactattattaattaATAGTAATTCATCCTTGAATTACTCCCCCAGGACTTCACCAAGCCATGCATATACTAGacactaaataaataatttttaaaaattttctcttgtCTTTGTCAGTTCCCCTTGAATTCAGTGTGAAGTGCTATACTGGCACAAGCATAGTTCACAATCCTAACAAGTATTCAGTcctgttgcttgtttgtttatacaGTGAAGAGATGGTTTTCTGGAGGGTCCTTTCAAAGGCACCATCCTTATCTCTGCCCAGTGACAGGCTAGCCTTTGGAAGCCATGCTTTACTGATTTCTCTGGCCAAGAAAGGCTCCATGTTGTATCAAAGCCAAGTCTGTCAAAATTGTGACTTCTCTGCACCCACACCTGAATCTTCATAATTCTCCAAAACCacagaaatatatatgaaaacttcCAACAGGACGGGGGAATGTTTGCCAACTGTGGGAAGATAAATGACCTGGAGACTTCATGCTCCAAAGACAGATTGCTGGATTTCTGGTTCAACGTAGCAAAAGAGATGctgtttatttgtctgtttgtttgtttcattgccAGAAAGTTATGGGTCACAACATTTAATTTGATTAATTCCAAAAGGAAACCTTAGGAGAAACTGTGGGAGGCTCGATAAAATAAGTATGTGCAATTGTtaagacaggaaaggaaaaaaaaatgactttcatCAGAGCCCACAAAGATCACTTCCAGTCCCAAACATGGGTCCCCAGAGATAGCCTGGAAGCCAAATTATTGTCAAAGAGATGCTTACCTTTTACAACAgctcacagcaaaagaaaacatatagCTTAACATCTCTCCCACAATtcacctttctgttttttttttttttttcttttattctctctctctctcttcctttccctttccccctGCCTTATGTTACTCTTCCCAGTCTGAGCTCTTCTACCAATTAGATATGTATCATTGGATGAGTCACTTGAACTTCCTAAGCCCCAGTATGCTCAAACATCTAAGCAAAATGAGGTGTTTATATTACATTATTAAGATTCTTTTACTTCTGAGCGTGAATATAAATGCAAGTTTGCTCTATCTGCTCCTATACAATTGGTCATATTAGTGCTCTAACTTATTTGTTTCTAAGGTGATGAACTGTGGTTTCAGCCTGCACAAAGAACAAGCTAATTTGTTGGTGGATCCTATGAGGTTCCATCTTTTGGAAAGGTGAGATCAAATGGCTAAGTGAAGTCACTTGAGCCAAAGATAAATGGGGTGTCACACAGATTGACACAGACCAGAGGAATCTGTTTTGAAACTTCACTGAACAGCTAATTAATTGGCCAACTTGGCCATAACTTCAGCGTTTTCTCTTTAACTGCACAatctaggggtgtgtgtgtgtgtattcaaattccattgtataaatttgAGAATCCTAGACTATCATGTCTGGTCAGAACATTTATTATCCTCATATCACTTGAGAAAACTGAGAGTCAAAAATATAAAGAGGTCTTTCAGTTGGTTAGCATAGGAGACAAGACTGGGGCAGGTACTCATAACCCTGCTAAACCACACAGCAACCATTAGCTAATTAATCTTTCACTTCCTCCTACAGGATGACCCAGAATTCAACTTGGATTAAGGTTAAACAGACCACACTTCATCAGCTTTCCATTTTttactcttccttctttcctggttTTAACTTTCTCCTCCCatgagtcctctccttttttctattccagttttagaaaactttcctcaCACATGTTTCTTTTGTATGGTTTTCATGACATTTTGTCCATGTGGTTAATTCCCTCATCTGAATGACTGCTTTGAGGAgacttttgtattatttttggctTGGGCATCCATTTCCTGCCTGTGAGTGACAACAGAGACTGCCTCCCAAAATGCCCACAGTGCTGTTAAGAGGAGCTGGCATAGGGTAAGATAGAGCCACAAGGAGAGGTGGAGTCAGCCAGGCTCAAGGGAATCCAGCTACATACATGGCAGGACTCTGATATCTGAGAGGTGAGCTAAGAATGAATTCTCAGCATCCATTCATCATGAGGAAAGTACTTGACATTGGGGACTCAGGATGGCAACCTTGACTAAGAATGGCATTGGACTAAGAGGTAACAGGTATAAACTTACACTTCTCACTGTTTCTCCAACATCTGATGGGAGCCTGGACAGCAGTGGTCAAAATGCCTGAAGTTCCTGGCATAATTTTTGGTCAAAGTATGCAAAGATTGTTTCCAAGAGGTTGGAACAGGAAGAACATCATTCACACTAGAGACCTCTTCCACCGCCTCATGAGAACTTGGCTCGGAGAGCATATAGCATCATTCTGACTATGTATTGTCACCCTTGGACAGGTTTACTCTCTCGGAATCTGCTGCATGTCAGGGTGCGTGAGATGGTGGTACCTGGTGGGAGAGCAGCACAGGTGAGGGCCAATAAGGCTTCTCCCAACTCTGAGAGTCTGTGGATTACACCTTCCCACTATTTATCCATTATTTGGCCCCAAGCAAGCATTTTTGTAAGTGAAGATTTACCAGATGGTGTGCATTTAGAAAATAGGTCAAAAGAGTCACTGCCTTTTGAAACCAAAGAAGCAGTAGGACAGAAGGAGTAAAATACAGGAAAAAGGCAAGGAGTCTATGTAATTTCTTAGATCTAGGTATGTTGTAAGGGGGCTAACAAGACAATGCATCCATCTGCTGGGGCAGGGGGATGGAGGATGGAGGATGAATGACTTTCCAAGCAGGAAAGAGGAAATGGAGTATGCAACTGCTGCTATTGCTAAATGGGGTCTCTAATTCCTCTCTCCATAATGGTAATGACTTCCATTTATATGATGCCTTTCATCAGTTCTGATCTGAGGGAGCGCTTAAAGTCCTCTTTTCACTCCACTCCTAAATCTGGTCCTCAACAGGGTAAAGAATGATATCTGTATTTATGCCATATCTATTTTGGAGAAGAGTAGCTCATGTGAAATTGGACATTAAGATGCTATGGAAATGAACccagaagggagaaggaagaggtagAGGAAGAGAAGGTGTGGAAGGGAAGATGCTTATTTCTAATCATGACCTTCAGTACCATCCAGCTGAACAGACACCTTGACTTGGATACTCTGAAAGATCTTAATGCCTCCAGTAACCTCAGCTTCATCCCATCTGTCTCCCAGCTTTTAATGGGACTTGGCACTCTTTGGAGTGTATAATATTAAGGTGAATGCATTGGGTTCCAAGTGCTACTAaggacatttttttcctgatgCTTTAGGGGTTCAGGAATAGAGGGGACATTTAGGATATAGGCAAGGAGAGGCCAAGGTTTGGAAGGAAAGGGAATGATAAGGAATCTGGTCTGTTCCAGTAAGATATTCAACAAGATGTGTAGGCATAACTCATATAGACATAGAAGCCACTAACAATTAAGATTCatgaaaatgttcagaaaaaaaaaagaaaaaccgcaTACAACACAAAAATAAGCACAAAGCAGTGGCACAAATAACTCAGGGAACTGGATTTCAGTAAGGACAGAAGTGGAAACCCTGTCAACGTATATATCAATATTTCCAGGCTGATATTTAGAAAAGTTTAGGCCATAAGAAATCCTCCTTCATTGGTTGGGAACTGAATAAAGGGATGTCTTTTTGTCTTAATTACTCTCTTCTGCACTTATCACATAATCACTGTGCAGATGCCCTAGGGGAAAGCATGTAATCAGAGGATAGATGGGATTCTGAGAggaagggtggtggtgggataTAGGGACACTGGGCTGGGGACCAGGGCCTGTGTTCTAGACTTGGCCTTAACTAGTTGGGTGACATGCAGTTGAGTTGCAATGCAGTGGGCAAAGCCCTGGGTTTAGAATAAAAAGTGACAGCTTTCTGAACTTGGACAGGTCACTtgatctctgagcctcagtgtcctgatccataaaatgggaatgaaaatatttctcttctaAGATTGCAGGAAGGATGTTATAAGAAATACATGTGAAATGGCTTTAAGAATTGAAACATGTCATACAGAAGAGGTCTGGCCCAACTCTTTGAGTTACAGATTGGCAGATAGTACCCCAGAGAGGTAGGATACCATGCCTAAGGTCATAACAGAGTTGGGCGCAGTACTCAATTCCTAGGCTGAATCCAGCTTTCCGTGGATGGCTGCAAAACAAGTAAGAAGGGGAGGGAGAATTTTAAATGAAGTAACGACCACCTTGTGAATGCAAACACAAGGAATTTTGTATGGCTAGAGTATGGCCGCACTCAGAGACACAGTGACCGGATGAACCCCTAGCTGGCAAAATTCAACCAGAACCCAGCTGTAATACGGTCCAGACACGCAGACGTCCCAGTAAGACTGCTGAGAACCCTAATGGCAACAATGGCTGGTTTTAGCTTCTGAGACCTTGTTTCCCAGGTCTGTTAACTTACGATTCTTGCTTGTAGGTTCTCAGCAATAACATACCGCCATTGCTTTCTAGCTAAACAATgccaaggaaatagaaataagaatGCCCTCTGTCATGGATAGTTCTGGTTCTATGGATAAATTCCACCACACTGAAAGAGAAAGCAACAGTACTTCTCATGTGAAAGTTTAATCTTTTAGCAACTCCTGTCTGGGTGGGCTTAATTTAGGCTttgcacaaaaaacaaacaccttcAACAAAGTCTGATGATCAGAAatggggaaacccagaagagcaCATCCACTTGGGCAGACATGAAGTGTGGGCCATTCCTGCACCTTAGCAAGTGCAGGAAACATGACTGCTAATTGGTCTCTTCATTAACCAAGGAGACCATCTACCACAACAGCAACTCAAAGCTGGGGGTGATTTGGAGCAATATTTAAGTAGCTTTTAACTCATaatcatatttctttctttcttccttccttccttccttcctttctttcttgatagatctttattggagtacaattgcttcacaatactgtgttagtttctgttgtacaccaaagtgaatcagccatatgcatacatatgtccccatatcccctctctcttgaccctcccacccaccctccctatcccaaccctctagaaaggaaaccataaacaagacaaaaagacaaccctcagaatgggagaaaatatttgcaaattaaacaacagacaaaagattaatctccaaaatatacaaacagctcatggagctcaatatcaaaaaaatgaacaatccagttaaaaaattggtggaggacctaaatagacatttcaccaaggaagacatacagatggccaagaggaacatgaaaagatgctcaacatcactaattatgagagaaatgcagatcaaaactacaatgaagtatcacctcaagccggtcagaatggccattatcaaaacatATTTCTTTTCGAAATCTGCTGGCCTAGAAAATGTCTCTAAATCCTCATGAATAGACTGCCTTCACCTTCACTAATTATGGACTCCGCATGAAGGGAGAAGACAAACAAGGGATACACATCATAAACAGAGGTGAAAGAGCGTACCCAAAGCTTATCAGGGGTGATCAGTCCTTTAAACCAGGCTTTGGCCAGAGGGTTTGTACTGTTTGGGGGTAGGGAGAGCACGAGGAATCCTTTTAGCTTCTGCAGCTCCTAAGAAAGGAGTTTCTACCTTTTTCTTAGTAAATAACTACTTTGTTCTACAGGAGTCTTTTATCATCTGTGTGATGTGTGGACATGGACAAAGGGATATTTATGCAGAAGTGTGAGGCTTCCATGGCAAGGAAAGTTTATGTGGGTGGGCAGGTTAGCAAGGAAATCCTCCCAGCAACGGACAAGGAATGAGCTCTTCCTAGTAGCCACCAGCACTTCAATTTAGAGATTAGTGGGCAAATCCCATCCCCAGTGGATGTGCGAAGAGACACAGCGGTAGGTTCCAGCAGAGGCAGGAGGCTCACAGTGCCTTTCAGTcaggttccccccacccccacctttatGCAGGGAAATGACAGGTCAGGGCTTCACTTTAGGGGTCTACCAAGAGCTGCTTATCAAATGCCAAAAAGAGGACAACATGGCTTTGGGCTGTGGCTTCCTTATCAGGTAGACTTCAAGAGTCACTGGTCATCAGCTTCCAATGGCTCTCCTGTAGATGTTTCAACCTAGGATGTGTGACTTCTAGAGCTAGCATGTCAGGTAAACTAGATATTCATTCCCATCCAACTTTGACATTCTTGGGATCTTGTTGGTATTACTAGAGAGTTTTAGAGGTTTTATCCAACTAGCAAATTTACCATCAGATCAGATGAAGACTTAGGCATAGCGTCTTTAATTAAAAGCATAAAGGTAGTGGGTATGGTTGCAGTCTTGGCAGCTATTGGGGATGCCTCTGGGCCCACAGTTCTCAGGCAATGGCTCCaagaaaggaaagacagaaaataactgATTAAACAATGCATAAAATGTGCAGCAGACTCAAATTTGCAAGGAGACCTGTTTTCATTTGGTTTCTACCTCTCTGCAAACTAGTGAACGCAACGTGCCAAAGATGGCGGACTGCTGAAGGGCAGGGCCCAGCAATCAAGTAGCAAGACAGTCCAAGTTTGAAGAAAACTCGGCCTTACCTGGAGATAAGGAGGAGTCATAGGAACTTCTCTCCTTGCGGTTCATCTTGAAGGCTTGGATGTCCTTTTCCCTGTACGTCCCAAAGCCTTCATAGCTCCTCCTTTTACACCCACTCACATCACTGTCCCACTTGTCGTTCGGAGGGTTCATCTCACTGAACACATCCAGGCTCTCTGGTCTTGCACTGCTGCCGTCCCCGCCATTGCCAGAGTACCGTTTTGTGCACGAGTCCACAGGCTCGCTGCTCAAGTCACCTTTGTCCTTGGCCTGCGTCCAATGCTGGGCATCAGAAAGTGACAGCGTAGACAGGGTGTCCACCTCAAAGTTGTTCTTGGACACTTTGTGGCCGGCTTCACTGTGCTGGTGCTTCTGCTTCTCCTTATGCTTGTTTTTCTCACTCACAAGTGAGAGCTCTTTGTCTGCGCTGCTCAGTCGCTCGCTCAGGATGTGGCTGGAGAAGCCTGTGGCTTTGCCTGCAAAGAGACCACTCAGGTTGTCGTGGGTCCCCAGGAGCCGGTCTTCCTTGTGCTTATGCTTGTGTTTGTGTTTCCTCTTGTGGAGCCGACCACTGGACAGACCGGCACTGCCCACCTTGGGAGGATTCAGGGATGGCTGCCTGTCACCGAGGCCCATGCCCACGGGCCCCTGCAGGTGCACTCCATGCTTTGCTTTATGCTTAGCCGTACCAGACATCTTCACATGGGAGCTTGTGTGAAACTGAGGTGGTGGCACTGTTGGCCTCATGAATGGGGACGCTGCTCCGAGCGTGTGCGACAGGTACAGAGGAGCTGGGTACTGACTGTAATAACCAAGGTTCATCATAGGCATTGATGTGTAAGGCATTCCATAGGGTGCATAGTAACTTCCACTGGGAATAGGGTAGCTGAACCCTTGTAAAAAAGGCACCTTTGTCATGGTGTCATTGGTTTTTGCAGGCCTACCACGCTTCTTCTTTGACTTTAAGTCTGAAGTCCTACGAAGATAGAGCAACGGGTCATACTGGATATATGGCACCGGGTAATAGTGATCAAAATTAATCCGAAAAATGCTGGGATATGGATTCTCATGGTAAAAAGTATAACTCCGGTGAGAGATCCTGAACACTTGGAACTTGGTGATGAGCTCTTCCAGGTCTGCCAGAAACTGGAGATCATCACGGTTTTGCAGGCTTTTCCGTTTCCTCTTGTGCTTTGGCTTCTTGAGGCTTTCGTGGGCCAGAAAGTTGTCCACAATGAGATGCTTCTGCCGGTGGCCATGCCGGTTCTTTGTGCTGGTGTCAGATGGGATGGCCTCCGGGTTGTCCAGGGAGCAGAAATCAAAAGAGTACCTCCGTCGGGATTCGGAACTCTTCTCTGCTTGGTCAGACGTGCTGTTGTTGTCTGTCCCAATGCCACTGTCACTCGGGATCGTCTCCTCACTGTGGGACTCGCTCACAGGGGACAGTGTTATCTCCTTGAGTGACCCGATCTCGCAAAGGTGTGAAGGGGAGTTGGCCATCAGCCTGGGTGGAGACAGCTTCCAGGTCCCACTATGGATTCCCTTTTGGGTTTTGGTTGGAAGAGCACTGATGGGCTGGAGATTTGGCATAGTTTTCAACTCTGAAAAGTTGGTTTCAGTGCTGGCGGGGCTCAGGTTGCCATTGGACCCACCTAACTGTGTCGAAAGTGGGTGCATAGCTGCTGGTGAAGATGCCACAAGTGACTGAAAGTTGGAAGGCACGACGGGAACATCCGGCTGGCTAGAAACTGGCCTCGGGTGCTTGATGGCTGTTTTGGGTTCTTCGGATGGGTGTGGCAGCTCTGCCCTTGGCTTCCTGCCCCTCTTCTTGCCAATGTAGATGGTGCCCCTCTTACTGACATTTATCTGCTTGCCCAATTTGCTCTCGATTGCTGCTGCCCCAGGGCTGGTCTCTGGGGGAGCTTTGGCCTTCAGCGCAATGCTGCTGGAGCAGGACAAGATCTGGTTcaagatatttttccttttgagtgTTTTCATCTTATTGATAGTTTTGATGGTCTTCTTATCCAACACCCCAAGCTTTCCAACTTTTTTGTGAAATTTCATCTCACTCATGGGTTTGTCCTCTCCTGGCACTAATTGGGCCAACTTAGCTAAACTACGTcgtctctttcttttcttggttCCGGGAAATTCCCGGCTGATGGGACTGACTGGACTGGTGGAAGTCCCCTCGTGAATCGTCTCAACCGTGAGCAAAGGCTGCTTCTTTGGTCGTCCCCGCTTCTTTTTTACCGGCGTGATCACAGTAAGACTGTCTGTGTTGGTGTACAGAGGGCTGGACGGGGTTATGGGGTAAGCAGATGGCGGTTCCACCATCAGTTTATCGGAGGTGGCCATGACTGCCTCCCGAAGGAGACTGGTGGGTTTTGGTTTGCTGCACGTCCACCTCCGTTTTGCAGCGAATTTGGGGTGCTGGATTTCTGGCAGCTTTCTTGGAGAGTGATCTGTGCATGTTGGAGGTGTCATGACCATGGGTGGCTTCCGCTGCTTAGATACACCTCCAGGGACAACTTTCTCAGCATTTCCACCAGTTTCAAGGCCAGCTGAGGGGGACTCGTTCTCCATCATTTTACCCAACTTAGGGACACGGGGATCTTTCTTATTACCCTCAGGGTTGGAAAGTATCCTATTAACTATTTCGCTGCTCATAGTGATTCCAGAAGCCAGGGCTTTCTCTGGCATGATCTTTTCCACCACTGCTTTGATGGActgtctctttttcctcttaTGGCTGCTTGGATCTAGGCAGGGTGCCTTGATAGGGATAGTAATCCGGACATGGCTTGAGTCATTTTCAGGATTACTGACGGAACTCACATTCTGCCTGACTGGTGATGCCTCTTGGGCATTATCTGCAGAGTagccttcccttttcccttctgtattgtcaaatgctttctgagCATTCTTGACCCAGTCTAGGTCTGAGTTTGGTATGGTTTGACTTATCACATCTTTTTTACTGGACTTTTTCTTGCTGCCTATAGTAGCAGGTGGTTCTGGGGGCTCCTTTGCACCTCCTCCATCTTGATCTACCAAGGGCTGGAGCCCACTGCACTCAGCAGAGCTGCTGGGTGGAGCTGGTGAGCTGTGGTTGCTTGGAGATGGAACCACACCTCCCAAGAGCAGATCTTTGCTACTGTTGGACAACTGACTCCACGTGCTCCCTGCACTGCCTTTCTTACCCTGGGCCTTTGCAAAGGAAGCCAGGGGCTCAAGAGCTGGGATCTTGCTGGTGCTTGCAGTTTCTCTGCCAGACTCTGTACTGATGAAGCAATTCTGAGTGGCAGGTCCATTGTCAGAGTTGGTGGACCAGTCCACGTGGTTCTGGCTGCTGCTTTTTTGCTGGTGCTTTGGTTTTAAGGTGTCACCGGTGAAGTCCTGTGGGAGGCCTGGGTCATAATGGAGAGCTGAGTGTTTCTGTGGCCGCTCATAAGCCTAAGGGCGGGTGGAGtggacaaggagagagagagaaacaaagatcAGCATGTtgaaactatttaaaatttaatgtcaAAAGGCTTAATTATTCAAAAGTTGGAAACAGACACCTTTAATTCCAGAATGCTTTGTGAaggtttttttcaatttctttagtaAAAATACATTGTGTTGATTTTGAACATTAATAAGGATGCTATAATCGCTGTCTTTCTCCCCCTAGATAACAGGAACTTTAACCTATCTTGGTTTAATGCAATCTCAGAATAAGAACTGTTCAGAGTCAGGAGGGCCCCTAAAGGTCCCTCAGTCCAATGCttctattttccagatgaagacgCTAAAATTTCAGCCATGGAGAGTCCTGCCCAAGGTGGCAGAGTTCAGGAGAGCATCTGAACTTCCAGACTCCCTGCACTCGTTTCCCTAACTCCAGCTGCAGCTTATTTTTGCCCCAGCTTCTTCTCAAACACacatctttccctttcttctgcctACTGCAGTTCATTTCTGTTTGGAGTTTATCCTGGAGTTCAGCATCTCTGCACTCAAACAAGCAACTCATTAGGAACCACTGCAACAAGGAGAAAAAGCACAAGTTGAGGAATTAAGGGGGGGAAGTTTGATGACTGCGTGGGGAAAAGTGGGCCAGTCAAGGGCatagagaagaaatgaaaagaaggaaagaaacatggaAGAGCCCTCAAATCTCTGCCGACTCTAGGAGTGGTGCGTGTTTGGGAGTGAGCCCGCTAAGACATCCTTAAGCCCACATTAGGCCCTGACTATTCTCTTGAGAAAACGCGTGGATATTCTCAAAAGGaaccttgaaaaaagaaaaaaaagaaaaaaaaaaaaaaggaaacaagtcTCCTGGAcaaatgtgccaggaaaaaaaaatcattatcattCAAGATCACTCCATTGGACTTTGTCAGCTGTGTTTTTCCCTACATTGGCTCTACATGAATGTCTTCAGACTTTGCACCTTCCTTAGACTAACTCTTCGGCCAGCAAAGGCAGAACGTGTGCTAGAGACACAACATATCCAGCGTCTATAAACTCACAAAGTGAATGGATAGTGAACACACTGTTTTGAGATATTAAGCTATTTTTAATATAGATATGTTCACATTGTTCCAGAAAGATTTTAAGCCAGGCTACTAGTACAAAGAAAGCAGTCTTTAAAGCTTATTATAAGTCCTGTTTTATACACAGAGGATGTATTTCCCTAAGATTTGTTAAAGAAgggaaaatattagtaaattaagAAAGCTTTGATAATATCCCAACTAAGAAGTATATGATGATGGCTTAGTGAATTTAGGAAGTTTTAACCTATAATATGTATCTGTCTGTTTACctgtctgtgtatgtatgtatcgTATGTGTCTATCTAGCcggctagctagctagctatatatctatcacctatctcttctctgtcttttgtCATTGATGCTATAGGATTTATGCTTTATTAGAAAACATCTCTTATCGTCCCTGTTAAGAGTCAAAACGCAGATGGCAGAAAGAATTATGGGTAAAATTCAATATAGTAAAGCAACCAGGGTTTCATTCACACCAGTTCCTGGAATCCCTAGGGTTATTTTCTGCCTCCCTGATTTTGTGAAATCCTGTTTATACTTCCAATATTGAAGTGTATTTTTTAAGAATCATGAGAGAGCTTCCCCAAGCTAAGCCTGTTAAGTGCCcaggagaaaattaagaaaaaaaagtatttaattttttcttcatcttgCAGTTTATAGTAGAGACACTGCCATCATCAACATCTAGAGAACTAATCCTGACACTTGACTTTGGCCGCTAGGTATTACTGCTGTGGACATAGGCTCCATCTCATTTTTGGCAAAAATAGAGAAATCTTATTCATGGTATAAAATAGTAAATACAACTTATCTTTTATGAGTCAGGGCTTTGTTAATTTGTCATTTGTGCTTTGGATTTTAGTTGGCACTATGTGTATATTCACAGGATGACAGGCTAGAAGAGGGCTTGGAAACAAAATTTCCCACTTCTTTGGGTGACAAAATAATTGGTTGCTCACACTAGAACATTCTAGAGAGTTAGTGGTAGCACTTAATAAAAATTGTAGGACAAAAGTTTTAAGTTGTTTTGGACCTGGGCAAAACAGCACTCATAGCCACCCTCTCACCTCTACCCTTGTCATCAACCCCTCTCCACTTTTCCAGATCTGTATACTGAAGTACACAGAGGGGCTTCGTGGTAAAGCTGGAATCTTCACCCCTAATTCCCATCAGTTTTTCCCTATTGCTCCATCTTCTTATTCTTGACAACTAGTAGAGTCCTTCATTAACTTTTCTTTATGTTCTAATCTCAGCTCAATCCTAGTGAGGCCCCCTACCTTATAGAAATACTCCTATTATAAGTTTTCATGAAACCATGTATCTCATCTTTGTTGTACTTATcatagttttaaatttacatttgatTTTTGTACTAATTGAATTAGTGCCTGTCTCCCTTTCTAGCCTGTATACACCATCACAGAGATAccaagtacagtgcctggcaaatagtaggcgctcaataaacatttattgaataaatgaagga
This genomic stretch from Eubalaena glacialis isolate mEubGla1 chromosome 15, mEubGla1.1.hap2.+ XY, whole genome shotgun sequence harbors:
- the SETBP1 gene encoding SET-binding protein isoform X2, which translates into the protein MESREVLSGSRQRGSESEFLPVSSAKPLTAPGCAGEPLLSAPETGKGIPVGGERMEPEEEDELGSGRDVDSNSNADSEKWVAGDGLEEQEFSIKEANFTEGSLKLKIQTTKRAKKPPKNLENYICPPEIKITIKQSGDQKVSRAGKNSKATKEEERSHSKKKLLTASDLAASDLKGFQPQAYERPQKHSALHYDPGLPQDFTGDTLKPKHQQKSSSQNHVDWSTNSDNGPATQNCFISTESGRETASTSKIPALEPLASFAKAQGKKGSAGSTWSQLSNSSKDLLLGGVVPSPSNHSSPAPPSSSAECSGLQPLVDQDGGGAKEPPEPPATIGSKKKSSKKDVISQTIPNSDLDWVKNAQKAFDNTEGKREGYSADNAQEASPVRQNVSSVSNPENDSSHVRITIPIKAPCLDPSSHKRKKRQSIKAVVEKIMPEKALASGITMSSEIVNRILSNPEGNKKDPRVPKLGKMMENESPSAGLETGGNAEKVVPGGVSKQRKPPMVMTPPTCTDHSPRKLPEIQHPKFAAKRRWTCSKPKPTSLLREAVMATSDKLMVEPPSAYPITPSSPLYTNTDSLTVITPVKKKRGRPKKQPLLTVETIHEGTSTSPVSPISREFPGTKKRKRRRSLAKLAQLVPGEDKPMSEMKFHKKVGKLGVLDKKTIKTINKMKTLKRKNILNQILSCSSSIALKAKAPPETSPGAAAIESKLGKQINVSKRGTIYIGKKRGRKPRAELPHPSEEPKTAIKHPRPVSSQPDVPVVPSNFQSLVASSPAAMHPLSTQLGGSNGNLSPASTETNFSELKTMPNLQPISALPTKTQKGIHSGTWKLSPPRLMANSPSHLCEIGSLKEITLSPVSESHSEETIPSDSGIGTDNNSTSDQAEKSSESRRRYSFDFCSLDNPEAIPSDTSTKNRHGHRQKHLIVDNFLAHESLKKPKHKRKRKSLQNRDDLQFLADLEELITKFQVFRISHRSYTFYHENPYPSIFRINFDHYYPVPYIQYDPLLYLRRTSDLKSKKKRGRPAKTNDTMTKVPFLQGFSYPIPSGSYYAPYGMPYTSMPMMNLGYYSQYPAPLYLSHTLGAASPFMRPTVPPPQFHTSSHVKMSGTAKHKAKHGVHLQGPVGMGLGDRQPSLNPPKVGSAGLSSGRLHKRKHKHKHKHKEDRLLGTHDNLSGLFAGKATGFSSHILSERLSSADKELSLVSEKNKHKEKQKHQHSEAGHKVSKNNFEVDTLSTLSLSDAQHWTQAKDKGDLSSEPVDSCTKRYSGNGGDGSSARPESLDVFSEMNPPNDKWDSDVSGCKRRSYEGFGTYREKDIQAFKMNRKERSSYDSSLSPGIPSPHLKVDQTAAHSKNEGSASTMMTRKKPAAVDSVAIPPAPVLSLLAASAATSDAAPP